A window of the Syntrophothermus lipocalidus DSM 12680 genome harbors these coding sequences:
- a CDS encoding copper amine oxidase N-terminal domain-containing protein, which produces MLKRVFIVALVLLLVGNGAAWARPAGHNGPDKVAGTVAVSSETETEALAPQDSTASDQDLSNPDQEATERLRATLRERIQSMQMNRDRTQESWKVLKQELQSLRHQYTIQQESRQEIKNMFKAAIRLAREQNRIQEAEQWLRELAEMDPIDASVYQELGQLFRSCGDTQPKLWCVGKQVYTEVPPVIKTGRILVPIRAVTQSLGANVEWKADQQIIVITKGDIVINLQLGKRVAIVDGKEYKLDQPPEISASRVIVPLRFVAETLKAQVNYYPEGQIVAINP; this is translated from the coding sequence ATGTTGAAGCGTGTGTTTATCGTCGCGTTGGTCTTGCTGCTGGTCGGAAACGGAGCGGCATGGGCTAGGCCGGCAGGGCACAACGGTCCGGATAAGGTTGCGGGAACTGTTGCCGTAAGTTCCGAGACCGAAACCGAAGCCTTGGCCCCGCAAGATTCGACAGCTAGTGACCAAGACCTATCAAACCCGGACCAAGAGGCAACAGAACGTTTGAGAGCTACTCTCCGCGAGAGAATTCAATCAATGCAAATGAATCGTGACCGGACTCAGGAAAGCTGGAAAGTCCTCAAACAGGAGTTACAAAGCTTGAGGCACCAGTATACGATCCAGCAAGAGTCTCGGCAAGAGATCAAAAACATGTTTAAGGCCGCCATTCGCTTAGCCCGGGAACAGAATAGGATCCAAGAAGCCGAGCAGTGGCTGAGAGAGCTGGCCGAAATGGATCCAATCGATGCCTCGGTTTACCAGGAACTGGGGCAACTCTTCCGCAGTTGCGGTGACACCCAACCTAAACTCTGGTGTGTGGGCAAACAGGTTTATACCGAAGTGCCCCCGGTGATCAAAACCGGACGAATTCTTGTCCCTATTCGGGCTGTAACCCAGTCTCTAGGAGCAAATGTTGAGTGGAAAGCAGACCAGCAGATAATAGTCATTACCAAAGGCGATATCGTAATCAACCTGCAATTAGGTAAGCGCGTGGCCATCGTTGACGGAAAAGAGTATAAACTCGATCAGCCACCCGAGATCAGCGCTTCCCGAGTTATAGTTCCTTTACGTTTCGTTGCCGAAACCTTGAAAGCTCAGGTGAACTACTACCCCGAAGGGCAGATAGTCGCTATCAATCCTTAG
- a CDS encoding sigma-54 interaction domain-containing protein yields the protein MYAEQLLNQSGYVLEAVEGKADLSDADNITKEDLVNILMRSYDAILITDSHGTVVLVNQATADCLGVQVEELIGQNVNDLVKSGLYSPSPTMEAIKTRSVVTALLKARNGNLLVATSVPVLDPQGEVQWVVTNTRFKSLVDNYIEALELEKAKSDRYKMVLEYLSSAVAGDTKSIVAQSPKMRQVLNVCDSVARTDSTVLIVGETGSGKEVLARYIHRISARAQEPFIPVNCAAIPHELMESEFFGYAPGAFTGASSTGKPGLFEMADKGTLFLDEIGELPLSMQSKLLRVLETQEVQRVGGTSLQKVDVRLIAATNRDLKSMVEQKVFRSDLYYRLNVIPLHIPPLRERPEDIIVLANKYLEELNRKYGFNKKLSLQAIQEFLKYNWPGNVRELRNVVERMAVTSVSDLLGIEGVQFAPKANVDESEEVGRVSSLLKSPTRLPSTHSGTLKSVLEAVEQEYIKQVLEECGGRIGMAAKRLGIHRTVLYRKMRAKEINKGKK from the coding sequence TTGTATGCAGAGCAACTTCTTAACCAAAGCGGGTACGTGTTAGAAGCTGTGGAAGGAAAAGCCGATTTATCAGATGCCGACAACATTACTAAAGAAGACCTGGTAAATATCTTGATGCGCAGCTACGACGCCATTCTTATAACCGACAGTCACGGTACAGTCGTACTGGTGAATCAAGCAACTGCTGATTGCCTGGGAGTGCAAGTCGAAGAGCTTATAGGACAAAATGTTAATGACTTGGTCAAGAGCGGGCTGTACAGCCCGTCGCCCACGATGGAAGCAATCAAGACCCGTTCTGTGGTAACGGCGTTGTTAAAAGCTCGTAACGGAAACCTTCTTGTAGCCACAAGTGTTCCTGTTCTCGACCCTCAAGGGGAAGTGCAATGGGTGGTAACTAACACACGTTTTAAGAGTTTGGTAGATAACTACATCGAGGCACTGGAATTAGAGAAGGCAAAATCAGACCGTTACAAAATGGTACTGGAGTACCTCTCAAGTGCCGTGGCTGGTGATACTAAGAGCATCGTCGCCCAGAGCCCCAAGATGCGCCAGGTGTTGAACGTCTGTGATAGTGTGGCCAGGACGGACAGCACAGTGCTCATCGTCGGTGAAACCGGAAGCGGCAAGGAGGTCCTCGCGAGATACATCCACCGCATCAGCGCTCGGGCCCAGGAACCTTTCATCCCTGTTAATTGTGCGGCCATCCCTCACGAATTGATGGAATCCGAATTCTTCGGTTACGCCCCCGGAGCCTTCACAGGAGCAAGCAGCACGGGTAAGCCGGGGTTGTTTGAGATGGCCGACAAGGGCACTCTTTTTCTAGACGAAATCGGAGAACTACCTCTCTCGATGCAGTCTAAGTTACTAAGAGTGCTGGAAACACAGGAAGTCCAACGCGTCGGAGGAACGTCTCTCCAAAAAGTTGACGTGCGCCTGATTGCCGCCACCAACAGGGATCTAAAATCAATGGTAGAGCAAAAGGTCTTCCGAAGCGATTTGTACTACCGTCTAAACGTAATTCCTTTACACATCCCACCGCTCAGAGAGAGGCCGGAAGACATAATTGTTCTAGCCAACAAGTATCTGGAAGAGCTTAACAGGAAGTACGGCTTCAACAAAAAGCTGAGCCTGCAAGCTATTCAGGAATTTCTCAAATACAACTGGCCTGGCAATGTCAGAGAGCTGCGTAATGTAGTTGAGCGAATGGCAGTAACGTCTGTCAGCGATCTACTTGGAATCGAAGGCGTTCAGTTTGCACCCAAAGCTAATGTTGATGAAAGCGAAGAAGTAGGTCGTGTTAGTTCCTTATTGAAGTCTCCAACCAGGCTTCCCTCAACACACTCCGGGACATTGAAAAGTGTGCTCGAAGCAGTGGAACAGGAATACATCAAACAGGTCTTAGAGGAGTGTGGCGGACGCATTGGCATGGCAGCCAAGCGTTTGGGCATCCACCGGACTGTCCTTTACCGGAAAATGAGGGCAAAAGAAATAAACAAAGGCAAAAAATGA
- a CDS encoding methyl-accepting chemotaxis protein — MKRTLETPEGTAERTGIISKTQGRTEASERDLGGRMRKEKARARAIAKRQATAERIAAASEQLLAGIEEIAASSSQFARQMEVLAKSTVELAETAESAQNTTVRQSNACDEIMNTSSELRGFVDEAVTSMQQSIIALDATLTDLAEAAQMSARLGERVGELEQNSSEIGEIVQTVVMIADQTNLLALNAAIEAARAGEHGLGFAVVADEVRNLAEVSDSAAREITTVVQEFQKEVSDVVGIIRNMVQQFQSIHDRTGRNNQNFARVAELFELYAKIMGDALQVIEGLKARADELSSNCSTVAVSCEQIKVGCQESATAIKEQSKAMAEISNGTQALAEMMEELKSTIDLDKLAEEVAATAEQLSASIEEVGGTADEIAGALTEISGAIDSASSRIQASVRLTQANQEGVKNMRSYIEQSSQVLEELEELFKATRKDARQGVWGDLRACIERYPEIAKSIAALSERIRLIGKTVNSIENVSIQTNMLAVNGFIEAATAAEHGRGFSVVAGDIRSLASETADNAERIKDLVEGLENQINKIRDELMQSEEIARKADKAIMAAGKRNDVVEQSLALINSHRPKVKAATEDMSAAIDEATEGIALLAKKIADQAIQIQQASRTATEQNQAINQIAGSVEEIASTADEMQSLR, encoded by the coding sequence ATGAAACGAACACTTGAGACACCTGAAGGAACCGCAGAAAGAACTGGGATTATTTCAAAAACCCAGGGACGTACCGAGGCTTCAGAGCGTGATCTTGGAGGCAGAATGCGCAAAGAAAAAGCACGGGCTCGCGCGATAGCCAAGCGACAGGCGACTGCCGAGAGAATTGCTGCTGCCTCCGAGCAGCTTTTAGCTGGGATTGAGGAAATTGCAGCTTCTTCGAGTCAGTTCGCCCGGCAGATGGAGGTGTTGGCGAAAAGCACAGTCGAGTTGGCTGAAACTGCAGAATCTGCTCAAAACACTACCGTTCGCCAGAGCAATGCTTGTGACGAGATTATGAACACCTCGTCAGAGCTGCGTGGTTTCGTTGACGAGGCGGTTACGTCTATGCAACAGTCAATAATTGCCCTTGATGCAACGCTTACCGACCTTGCTGAAGCGGCTCAAATGAGCGCGAGGCTGGGTGAGCGAGTGGGTGAGTTGGAACAGAATTCCTCGGAAATAGGGGAAATTGTGCAAACAGTGGTGATGATTGCCGACCAGACAAACCTTTTAGCCTTAAACGCTGCCATAGAGGCTGCGCGGGCAGGCGAACACGGACTTGGCTTTGCGGTTGTGGCAGATGAGGTGCGTAACTTGGCGGAAGTTTCGGACAGTGCTGCTCGTGAAATCACGACGGTAGTCCAAGAATTTCAGAAGGAAGTCAGCGACGTTGTCGGAATTATCAGGAATATGGTACAGCAGTTTCAAAGCATACACGATCGAACAGGAAGGAATAATCAAAACTTTGCTCGGGTCGCTGAATTGTTCGAGTTATACGCTAAGATAATGGGCGATGCACTTCAGGTGATAGAGGGCTTGAAGGCCAGAGCCGACGAATTATCCAGCAATTGCAGCACAGTAGCAGTGTCATGCGAGCAGATCAAAGTAGGCTGCCAGGAGTCGGCAACGGCGATAAAAGAACAGAGCAAGGCGATGGCGGAAATCAGTAACGGGACGCAGGCTTTGGCTGAAATGATGGAGGAATTAAAGAGCACCATTGATCTAGACAAACTGGCTGAAGAAGTAGCAGCGACGGCGGAGCAGTTGTCGGCTAGTATCGAGGAAGTCGGGGGGACGGCGGATGAGATCGCGGGAGCTTTGACCGAAATATCCGGCGCCATTGACAGCGCTTCGAGTCGAATACAAGCTTCTGTCCGGCTCACACAAGCTAATCAAGAAGGGGTTAAGAACATGAGGTCTTACATAGAGCAGTCCAGCCAAGTCCTGGAGGAACTAGAAGAGCTTTTTAAGGCAACGCGAAAGGACGCGCGACAAGGAGTATGGGGGGACTTACGAGCATGTATAGAACGTTACCCCGAAATCGCAAAATCGATCGCGGCTCTAAGCGAGCGGATTAGACTAATTGGCAAGACTGTTAATTCAATCGAGAATGTCTCTATTCAGACAAACATGCTTGCTGTTAACGGCTTCATCGAGGCGGCAACGGCTGCGGAGCACGGGCGTGGCTTTTCAGTGGTGGCTGGCGATATTCGTAGCTTGGCAAGTGAGACTGCAGACAATGCCGAGAGAATTAAAGACTTGGTAGAAGGGCTCGAAAACCAAATAAATAAGATTAGGGACGAGTTGATGCAATCGGAGGAAATTGCGCGTAAAGCGGATAAGGCTATAATGGCGGCTGGCAAGAGAAACGATGTTGTCGAGCAATCGCTTGCTCTAATCAATTCACATCGCCCTAAGGTAAAAGCAGCTACAGAAGATATGAGCGCGGCCATTGACGAGGCGACAGAGGGGATAGCCTTGCTGGCGAAGAAGATAGCTGATCAGGCCATTCAGATACAACAGGCTTCACGAACCGCGACAGAACAAAACCAGGCTATCAACCAGATTGCCGGTTCTGTTGAGGAAATTGCTTCTACGGCTGATGAAATGCAGAGCCTTCGGTGA
- a CDS encoding ATP-dependent DNA helicase, giving the protein MPKEVNPRAASSAYQADLTLKSEYVLEYAEKELGLRRRPGQREMIKTVSAVIEGEEKFGIIEAGTGTGKTYAYLIPVCHHCLTEGKRAVVSTGTKALQQQLIDKDLPFVTRLFAAVTGQCLRFALLYGRANYLCPRLLNEELDKQEATLQLVKDHETEFYLDLAEWLGEGGSGVWEDLPSISDKKRRYWLKICADSEDALCAGCEEPECPWLKARRRAASAQIVVVNHWLAAADLALFSEADLRLFGEVKPAVLVVDEAHHFREVVKMTGQMVFSQSYLGLILQGLEQVEKRMPVPTKHITGETRQAWDLASQAVYELEDWAGTFLGSNAIKPLKPGLVPSNIMNKLQARLQTFLQMVQERVEGFRQELDSLDSGQVDFEESGINEEKLKILNRLDRLAEKIENIASAFERGVRTSNHYLVSGSSGDVCCVERSQGIRFVSWPFDPVPALQALYELYDKVVFTSATLFPSASPAGVEWFLKRSGIPGLKAKIARVSSPFDYERQMKAFILTDGALMPDPTNPRRLEALGQAVLKAVEATEGGVLVLCTSYTELRAVAAHLAQHLPKTRCLFVQGEAGKSELLQQFRDHGQAVLVGVASFWQGVDVPGDALRTLIIARIPFPVPDDPDVQAECYFARHRWWQEVFVPQASLAMKQGIGRLIRTESDTGMVIIADPRAARRHRQLVEACLPVTPSAVALFDAD; this is encoded by the coding sequence ATGCCAAAAGAAGTTAACCCTCGGGCCGCTAGTTCCGCATACCAAGCAGACCTGACACTGAAATCAGAATACGTCCTCGAATACGCCGAAAAAGAACTTGGCCTGCGCCGGCGGCCAGGACAGCGCGAGATGATAAAGACCGTATCCGCGGTCATAGAAGGCGAAGAAAAGTTCGGAATCATAGAAGCGGGCACCGGAACTGGCAAAACATACGCCTACCTCATCCCCGTCTGCCACCACTGCCTGACCGAGGGTAAAAGAGCGGTAGTATCGACCGGAACCAAGGCCCTGCAGCAGCAGCTTATCGATAAAGACCTGCCTTTCGTCACCAGGCTTTTTGCTGCCGTGACCGGCCAATGCTTGCGTTTTGCTCTGCTCTATGGGAGGGCCAACTACCTCTGTCCCAGGCTGCTCAACGAAGAACTCGACAAGCAAGAAGCAACCTTACAGTTGGTGAAAGACCACGAAACCGAGTTCTACTTGGATCTGGCAGAGTGGTTGGGTGAAGGGGGAAGCGGAGTCTGGGAAGACCTGCCGAGTATCTCTGATAAAAAGAGGAGGTACTGGTTAAAGATATGCGCTGACTCGGAGGATGCCCTCTGCGCAGGCTGCGAAGAACCAGAGTGCCCGTGGTTGAAAGCCCGAAGGCGGGCTGCTTCGGCCCAGATAGTGGTGGTCAATCACTGGCTGGCGGCCGCTGATCTCGCGCTTTTCTCCGAAGCCGACCTCCGCCTGTTCGGTGAAGTTAAGCCTGCGGTTCTGGTCGTCGATGAAGCCCACCATTTCAGGGAAGTCGTAAAGATGACGGGACAAATGGTGTTTTCGCAAAGCTATCTCGGGCTTATCCTCCAAGGCTTGGAGCAGGTTGAAAAGCGAATGCCTGTTCCAACAAAACATATCACGGGCGAAACGCGCCAAGCCTGGGATTTAGCTTCCCAGGCAGTCTACGAGCTCGAGGATTGGGCTGGAACCTTCCTGGGTTCCAATGCGATAAAACCGTTGAAACCGGGGCTTGTTCCTTCAAATATTATGAATAAACTCCAAGCCCGGCTGCAAACCTTCCTGCAGATGGTACAAGAGAGAGTGGAGGGCTTCCGCCAGGAGCTGGACTCTCTAGACTCCGGTCAAGTGGACTTCGAGGAAAGCGGTATAAACGAAGAAAAGCTAAAGATCCTCAACCGGCTTGATCGCCTCGCGGAAAAAATCGAAAACATAGCCAGTGCTTTCGAACGCGGGGTCAGGACCTCGAACCACTACCTGGTCTCCGGGAGCTCAGGTGATGTCTGCTGCGTGGAAAGAAGCCAGGGTATCCGGTTTGTGTCCTGGCCTTTTGACCCCGTACCCGCTTTACAGGCTCTGTACGAGCTTTACGACAAGGTTGTTTTTACCAGCGCCACCTTGTTTCCTTCTGCATCTCCCGCTGGTGTCGAATGGTTTTTGAAAAGAAGCGGCATCCCCGGCTTGAAGGCAAAGATTGCCCGCGTCTCGAGTCCTTTCGACTACGAAAGGCAGATGAAGGCCTTTATCCTGACCGACGGTGCTCTAATGCCAGACCCAACAAATCCCCGCCGTCTCGAAGCCCTGGGGCAGGCAGTTCTTAAAGCGGTTGAAGCTACCGAAGGCGGGGTTCTCGTCCTGTGCACCTCGTATACCGAGCTCAGAGCAGTGGCCGCGCACCTGGCTCAGCACCTGCCCAAGACGAGGTGCCTCTTCGTGCAGGGAGAAGCGGGGAAGTCAGAACTGCTGCAGCAGTTTCGTGACCACGGCCAGGCTGTGCTGGTAGGAGTAGCCAGTTTCTGGCAAGGGGTGGATGTGCCCGGAGATGCATTAAGAACCCTGATCATAGCCCGCATACCCTTTCCTGTCCCCGATGATCCTGATGTCCAGGCCGAGTGCTACTTTGCCCGTCACCGCTGGTGGCAAGAGGTGTTCGTCCCCCAGGCTTCCCTGGCAATGAAACAGGGCATCGGCCGGCTTATCCGGACCGAATCTGATACCGGGATGGTAATAATCGCCGACCCCCGGGCAGCCAGGAGGCACCGGCAGCTGGTCGAAGCGTGCCTACCAGTAACGCCGTCGGCAGTAGCGTTATTTGACGCTGATTAA
- a CDS encoding radical SAM protein: MRYEGDIYRPPSEARSYILQCTIGCSHNGCTFCGSYKGKKYRVRSLEEIKTDIRMAKIFYGNVRKVFLADGDAMAMDTPDLLEVLEFLYSTFPSLYHVGIYAGPQSILRKSKDELRALRDAGLTIAYLGVETGDEELLQEINKGVTYDEMVEVGKRIVEAKIKLSVTVLLGLAGSGERAHAHAAGTARICNEIKPDYLAALTLIIVPGTVLHKKVQAGEFKVASPMDIIKEMRILIEGLEIDGCEFRSNHASNYLPIKGRLQEDKQAMLAIVDYVLEKKNGSLLRPDSFRAL; this comes from the coding sequence ATGAGATACGAAGGCGACATATACCGCCCACCTAGTGAAGCACGTAGCTATATATTGCAGTGCACAATAGGATGTTCGCACAACGGGTGCACATTCTGCGGTTCATACAAGGGGAAGAAATACCGGGTAAGATCCCTAGAAGAAATCAAAACCGATATACGCATGGCAAAGATATTTTATGGAAATGTTAGAAAAGTATTCTTAGCTGATGGGGATGCGATGGCTATGGACACACCTGACCTCCTAGAGGTTCTTGAGTTTCTGTACAGCACCTTTCCTAGCCTATATCACGTCGGCATCTATGCAGGGCCTCAGAGTATTCTCCGAAAGTCGAAAGATGAACTGCGAGCCCTAAGGGATGCGGGGCTTACGATAGCTTATCTAGGAGTTGAAACGGGAGACGAGGAGCTACTGCAGGAAATCAATAAGGGAGTAACTTATGATGAAATGGTCGAGGTCGGGAAAAGGATAGTGGAGGCGAAGATCAAGTTGTCCGTTACGGTGTTGCTGGGCCTGGCTGGATCCGGTGAAAGAGCTCATGCGCACGCAGCAGGAACGGCCAGAATTTGCAACGAAATAAAGCCTGATTACTTGGCGGCTCTGACCTTGATAATTGTTCCGGGGACTGTGTTACATAAGAAGGTCCAGGCTGGAGAGTTCAAGGTGGCATCTCCCATGGATATTATAAAGGAGATGAGAATTCTAATCGAAGGCCTAGAGATAGATGGGTGTGAGTTCAGAAGCAATCATGCTTCAAACTATCTGCCAATTAAGGGGAGACTGCAAGAAGACAAGCAAGCGATGCTGGCAATTGTCGACTACGTTTTGGAAAAGAAGAATGGAAGCCTGCTCCGGCCCGATTCGTTTAGGGCATTGTGA
- the guaA gene encoding glutamine-hydrolyzing GMP synthase, with product MERETVLVLDFGGQYNQLIARRVRDLSVYSEMIPYYTPLAEIKVKNPRGIIFSGGPASVHVPGAPVCDPGIYELGIPILGICYGMQLMASQLGGEVRAAAVREYGKSFLEKCREDALFFGLPTQMQVWMSHGDLVVNIPEGFQVTARTGDCPVAAMSDPERKLYGVQFHPEVRHTPLGDEILKNFLFRICGCSGSWNLQDFVQETVEEVKRRVGQKKVLCALSGGVDSSVAAALVDLAVGKNLTCVFVDHGLLRKGEAEQVVRTFREERGMNLIYVDAAQRFLDKLQGVADPELKRKIIGHEFIRVFEEEARKLGQIDFLVQGTLYPDVIESGTATAATIKTHHNVGGLPEDMQFELIEPLRLLFKDEVRRIGEQLGLPPEIVWRQPFPGPGLAVRVLEEVTPEKVAILREADAIVTEEIRKAGLDRELWQYFAVLPPVRSVGVMGDERTYAYPIVVRAVVSEDAMTADWARLPYEVLDVIARRIVNEVKHVNRVVYDITSKPPGTIEWE from the coding sequence GTGGAACGGGAAACAGTCTTGGTGCTTGACTTTGGTGGCCAGTACAATCAATTGATCGCGCGGAGGGTCAGGGATCTATCGGTATACAGCGAAATGATACCTTATTATACCCCACTGGCCGAAATCAAGGTCAAAAACCCGCGAGGTATTATATTTTCAGGAGGTCCGGCCAGCGTACATGTTCCCGGTGCTCCGGTGTGCGACCCCGGGATTTATGAACTGGGAATTCCGATACTGGGCATCTGTTACGGCATGCAACTTATGGCGTCGCAACTGGGGGGGGAAGTGAGAGCGGCTGCGGTGAGGGAATACGGAAAGTCGTTCCTGGAGAAGTGCCGGGAAGACGCGCTTTTTTTTGGCCTGCCGACTCAAATGCAGGTATGGATGAGTCACGGGGATTTGGTAGTCAATATCCCCGAGGGGTTTCAAGTTACTGCCCGCACCGGGGATTGCCCGGTGGCGGCGATGAGCGATCCTGAACGAAAACTTTATGGTGTTCAGTTTCATCCCGAGGTAAGGCATACTCCCCTGGGGGACGAGATACTGAAGAATTTTTTGTTTCGAATTTGCGGATGTAGCGGCAGTTGGAATTTGCAGGATTTTGTTCAGGAGACGGTTGAGGAGGTAAAAAGGCGGGTAGGGCAGAAAAAGGTGCTGTGTGCTTTGAGCGGGGGTGTGGATTCCTCGGTAGCGGCGGCTCTGGTGGATCTCGCCGTGGGTAAAAACTTGACCTGTGTTTTCGTAGACCACGGGCTTTTGCGTAAAGGGGAGGCCGAACAGGTGGTTAGGACTTTCCGTGAGGAAAGAGGGATGAACCTCATATACGTGGATGCGGCCCAGCGGTTTTTGGACAAACTCCAAGGAGTAGCGGACCCCGAGCTCAAACGAAAGATCATCGGACACGAGTTCATTCGGGTCTTTGAAGAAGAGGCGCGAAAGCTCGGCCAGATCGATTTCCTGGTACAGGGCACCCTGTACCCTGATGTTATCGAAAGCGGAACTGCTACCGCTGCCACCATTAAGACCCACCACAACGTGGGGGGGCTGCCGGAAGATATGCAATTCGAATTGATTGAGCCTTTGCGGTTACTGTTCAAAGACGAGGTTCGTCGTATAGGCGAACAATTGGGGCTCCCGCCTGAGATAGTTTGGAGACAGCCTTTCCCAGGTCCAGGCCTGGCGGTGAGGGTGCTGGAAGAGGTAACTCCCGAGAAAGTCGCGATTCTCAGGGAAGCAGACGCCATCGTCACTGAGGAGATAAGAAAAGCCGGGCTGGATCGGGAACTATGGCAGTATTTTGCGGTTTTGCCCCCCGTGCGCAGCGTAGGAGTAATGGGAGACGAAAGGACCTACGCTTATCCTATCGTGGTCCGGGCGGTGGTGAGCGAAGATGCCATGACCGCGGACTGGGCTCGCCTTCCCTATGAGGTTCTGGACGTAATAGCCCGCCGCATAGTGAACGAGGTCAAACACGTCAACCGCGTAGTATATGATATTACCTCTAAGCCCCCCGGCACTATAGAGTGGGAATAA
- the hpt gene encoding hypoxanthine phosphoribosyltransferase → MGASKVLLTKKQIQSRVRELGQSITYDYAGHELVVVGILTGSFIFLADLVRTIDVPVVIDFMSLSSYGALTESSGEVRILKDLEMPVEGKNVLVVEDIVDTGLTLTYVVEVLKKRRPQSLKVCVLLDKPSRRKTAFVPDYCGFVIPDEFVVGYGLDYAGKYRNLPDIRILELKKAKGQGGDE, encoded by the coding sequence GTGGGTGCTTCCAAAGTCTTGCTGACCAAGAAGCAGATTCAATCGCGAGTAAGAGAACTCGGACAATCCATAACCTACGATTATGCTGGGCACGAACTGGTGGTTGTCGGTATCCTCACAGGTTCGTTTATTTTTTTGGCCGACCTGGTGAGAACTATTGATGTGCCTGTGGTCATCGATTTCATGAGTCTATCGAGTTACGGGGCCTTGACCGAGTCCTCAGGAGAAGTCCGGATATTGAAGGACCTGGAGATGCCGGTAGAGGGCAAGAACGTCTTGGTGGTGGAAGACATCGTGGATACGGGACTGACGCTCACATACGTGGTCGAAGTCCTTAAGAAAAGGCGCCCCCAGAGTCTTAAGGTGTGTGTTCTTTTGGACAAGCCTTCGCGCCGAAAAACCGCGTTTGTTCCGGATTACTGCGGTTTTGTTATTCCCGACGAATTTGTCGTGGGCTACGGGCTCGACTACGCAGGGAAGTACCGGAATTTACCGGATATCAGGATACTAGAGTTGAAGAAGGCCAAGGGCCAGGGAGGGGATGAGTGA
- a CDS encoding anti-sigma factor domain-containing protein, whose protein sequence is MLMPKAMVVETYPGRAVIMTEECEFKEIKTTRPLQVGEEIEYNRSDIFVNRRATIALAWAASFILFFLLIYSVTGRLMTGRLYACIGLDINPSLELSVDRGLQVVEARSFNQDGDRIIAAVKPKGQELGTVLAAVVRQSKTAGYLRQSGNVIGIGLSMYSEPEKSAELLARIDRDLEQELAANRSQAKIYYFTIDKKTREQAIKEKVSPVRYLLRQKAREQGLSLQQKDVSLHNPSVERIARKTATKIRVQEQDSSVRVKKGKQNHTTQKKPLTRGEQPLILKKESLEKSKGLRRNAIENFTKRASQNMEPGRPRLIKKNAQD, encoded by the coding sequence ATGCTCATGCCTAAAGCTATGGTGGTTGAAACTTATCCAGGCCGGGCAGTTATCATGACAGAAGAATGCGAGTTCAAAGAAATCAAGACCACCCGGCCTCTTCAAGTAGGAGAAGAAATCGAATACAACAGGTCCGACATCTTCGTCAACCGGCGAGCGACTATAGCCTTGGCTTGGGCGGCCTCTTTTATCCTATTCTTCCTTTTGATCTACTCGGTAACCGGACGCTTGATGACGGGAAGGCTTTATGCCTGTATAGGACTTGATATAAACCCCAGCCTCGAGCTGAGCGTAGACCGCGGTTTGCAAGTAGTCGAAGCCAGGTCCTTCAACCAGGACGGAGACAGGATCATAGCTGCGGTCAAGCCCAAAGGCCAGGAACTGGGAACTGTCTTGGCCGCTGTTGTCCGCCAGTCTAAGACCGCCGGCTACCTCCGGCAAAGCGGTAACGTTATCGGGATCGGCCTCAGCATGTACTCCGAGCCTGAAAAAAGCGCGGAACTTTTGGCTAGAATTGACCGGGATCTAGAGCAGGAGTTAGCCGCAAACCGCAGTCAAGCTAAAATCTACTACTTCACCATCGATAAAAAAACCAGGGAACAAGCGATTAAAGAGAAGGTGTCCCCGGTTCGCTATCTTCTTCGGCAGAAGGCTCGAGAGCAAGGTCTGTCCCTGCAGCAAAAGGACGTGAGCTTGCACAACCCGTCGGTTGAAAGAATTGCCCGCAAAACAGCAACTAAGATACGCGTCCAGGAACAAGACTCGTCTGTAAGGGTCAAGAAAGGCAAACAGAACCATACCACGCAGAAAAAGCCCCTAACCCGTGGCGAACAGCCGTTGATCCTGAAAAAGGAGTCGCTCGAAAAGAGTAAAGGCTTGAGGCGCAATGCCATAGAAAATTTCACGAAACGGGCTTCGCAAAACATGGAGCCAGGCCGTCCCCGGTTAATCAAGAAGAATGCTCAAGACTGA